The following proteins are encoded in a genomic region of Amphiura filiformis chromosome 11, Afil_fr2py, whole genome shotgun sequence:
- the LOC140164707 gene encoding uncharacterized protein, whose translation MLDIIMDDKNDYRVVLLGYTGAGKSSTGNTIIGKKGFDSYTGTESKTSKCTPIYAERRIDGSRVLVSDTPGFSDTKREQREVEKQIFQYVKEFRPHVFLLVISLRGRFPKEEEQSLDRLETLFGSQIYRHSVVVLVGQDYLQDHVMTLDSFMESGAHQKVKLLVQHCGDRVVALNNNAEGREREDQIQKLENEITKIGNAEEYTGDGSEATNTSMTLGGDISNAVETATTYFQQSRFWQTIKRKDPGESQNKNENNPEKPSPTQGILERDVEKHAYTNATCTKCHYYIKALSIWAFMLTITCIILGYFQFVFANVETPDLRIELSLSMNNFNYFPPCPCFALTNTTLDSFIKSLEKNLSSILCKEDGH comes from the exons ATGTTGGATATCATCATGGACGACAAAAATG aTTATCGTGTAGTGCTGCTAGGCTACACTGGAGCTGGCAAAAGTAGCACAGGCAATACCATAATTGGTAAAAAAGGATTCGATAGCTATACCGGCACGGAATCGAAAACGAGCAAATGCACACCAATTTATGCCGAGAGGAGAATAGATGGTAGCCGAGTCCTCGTATCTGATACACCAGGGTTTTCTGACACAAAGAGAGAACAGAGAGAAGTTGAAAAGCAAATATTTCAATATGTCAAAGAATTCAGACCACATGTATTCCTACTTGTGATATCTTTGAGAGGTAGATTTccaaaagaagaagaacaatCTCTTGACCGTCTCGAAACCTTGTTTGGTTCACAAATTTACCG ACATAGTGTGGTGGTTCTCGTCGGACAAGACTATCTTCAAGATCATGTGATGACCTTGGACAGTTTTATGGAGTCGGGAGCTCATCAGAAAGTTAAGCTGCTGGTACAGCACTGTGGTGATAGAGTCGTTGCTTTAAACAACAATGCAGAAGGACGCGAAAGAGAAGACCAGATTCAAAAACTGGAGAATGAAATCACAAAGATTGGCAATGCCGAAGAATACACGGGCGATGGCAGTGAGGCAACCAATACATCCATGACATTGGGAGGAGATATCAGTAATGCCGTAGAAACAGCAACAACGTATTTTCAACAGTCACGGTTTTGGCAGACTATCAAAAG AAAGGACCCAGGTGAATCTCAGAACAAGAATGAAAATAACCCTGAGAAGCCATCGCCAACGCAAGGGATATTGGAAAGAGATGTTGAGAAACACGCATATACAAATGCCACATGTACAAAGTGTCATTATTATATCAAAGCTCTAAGCATTTGGGCATTCATGTTAACAATCACCTGTATCATTTTGGGATATTTTCAATTCGTCTTTGCTAATGTTGAAACGCCTGATTTGCGTATTGAGTTATCCCTTTCAATGAATAACTTTAACTACTTTCCCCCATGTCCATGTTTTGCACTTACAAACACTACACTCGATTCTTTTATCAAATCGCTCGAAAAGAATCTGTCCAGTATACTCTGCAAAGAAGACGGACACTGA